In Pseudophryne corroboree isolate aPseCor3 chromosome 2, aPseCor3.hap2, whole genome shotgun sequence, the sequence gacacacagcagacacacagggaatgctcttacagaggacaggaccccacaaagccctttggggagacagagggagagtatgccagcacacaccagggtgctatataacacagggatatcactatacagagtgttttcccctatagctgcctataatatatatatactgcgcctaaattgtgccccccctctcttttttaccctttctgtagtgcaggactgcaggggagagccagggagcttccttccagcgaagctgtgagggaataatggcgccagtgtgctgagggagttggctccgcccctttttcggcgggctttctcccgctattttatcgtttctggcaggggttaatatacacctatatagcctctggggctatatatggtgttagttttgccagccaaggtgttattattgctgctcagggcgcccctccccagcgccctgcacccatcagtgaccgcagtgtgtggtgtgcatgaggagcaatggcgcacagctgcagtgctgtgcgctaccttggagaagacagaagtcttcagccgccgattttccggaccaccttcttgtttctggctctgtaagggggacggcggcgcggctccgggaacggacgacgaggtcgggtcctgtgttcgatccctctggagctaatggtgtccagtagcctaagaagcccaagctaccaccacttaggtaggttcgcttcttctccccttagtccctcgttgcagtgagcctgttgccagcaggactcactgaaaataaaaaacctaaactatactttcttctaggagctcaggagagcccctagtgtgcatccagctcagccgggcacagaaatctaactgaggcttggaggaggatcatagggggaggagccagtgcacaccagatagtcctaaatctttcttagatgtgcccagtctcctgcggagccgtctattccccatggtccttacggagtccccagcatccactaggacgtcagagaaacatgtttTCCAAGTGAGCCAACATAGATCCACTGTTTCCAAAGGCTCAAAAGGAGGCTTCCCCAATGATCCTAGGACTACCGATAAGTTCCAAGGAGCTACTGGAAGTATGAAAAGAGGGTTCACATGTGATACTCCCTGAAGAAAAGTACGAACTATCAAGCAGCTAGAATAGGACAGACAGTGCCAAGACCTGGACCTTTAAAGGGGACAGTCTGAGCCCCAGGTCAAGACCTAATGCAGAAAAGCCAGCAAGCATGAAAGCCGAAAGGATCGTGGGCTGTACCCTCTAGCTGAGCACCACTGAAAGAAAGTTCTCCACACTCTGTGATAAACTCTCGCTGAGGAAGACTTTCTGGCTCTGTGCATGGTATCTACCACCTTTTTTGAAAATCCCTTCTTCCTTAGGACAGATGTTTcaatagccaccccgtcaaaccAGAAGTGGTCTGGATTCAGATGAAGGTAGGGGCCCTGTGATAGAAGATCTGGAAGTTGTGGCAGTGGTAGCAGAACGTCTACAGACagagcctctatgcccctcctaccagactcagtatagaaactgtgcccgaggagacggacatcttcgagagaagcattttacacagatagtggcgagattcacaccagctcacacacaaggcaaaccaagctaactagcttgaaacatcagcaacggctgaacaagattacttaccaagtaacaaaacagtacttaacctagaactaagcagtactgaactaaataaccactgcaggatcatgaagcgctgggcgggcgcccagcatcctctacggaccacgagaaaaggatttaccggtaggtaattaaaatcctattttctcttgcgtcctagaggatgctggggtccacattagtaccatggggatgtaccaaagctcccagaacggtagGGAgaccgcggaggctcctgcagacccaattgaccaaacttaagatcctcagaggccaaagtatcgaacttgtagaactttgcgaagtcttcaaccccgaccaagtagctgctcggtagagttgtaaggccgagacaccccgggcagccgcccaggaagaacccaccttacgagtagagtgggccttaacagacgtaggacatggcaagcctgccgtagaatatgcaagctgtatagtgaacctgatccagcgagagatcgtctgcttagaagtaggacacccaattttcttgggatcatacaggtcaaacagagagtccaattttctgtgacgagcagtcctcctcacatagatttttagagcccttacaacatctaaggactttgatgaaattgaggagtcagtcgcaactggcaccacaataggttggttgatatgaaatgctgacacaaccttcagaagaaactgctgacgtgtcccaagctctgctctgtcttcttggtagatcaagtatgggcttttacatgataaagcccccaactccgacacacgtctagcagaagctaaggccaacaaagtgacagccttccatgtgagaaacttgacctcaacctcctgtagaggctcaaaccagtccgactggaggaactgcaacaccacgttaagatcccaaggcgccgtaggtggtacaaagggaggctggatgtgcagaactcccttcaaaaaagtctgaacctcagggagggcagccaactgtttctggaagaaaatggatagggccgaaaattggacctttatggatcccaacctcaggcccatatccacacctgtttgcaggaagaggagaaaacgtcccagttgaaactccaccgcaggaaatttcttggactcacaccaagatacatattttttccaaatgcgatggtaatgttttgacgttactcctttcctagcctgtatcagggtaggaataaccttgttcggaatgcccttccgagctagtatctggcgttcaacctccatgccatcaaacgcagccatggtaagtcttgataggtgaacggcccctgctgcagcaggtcctcccgaagaggaagaggcctcagctcttctagcagtagatccagaagatccgcgtgccaagcccttcttggccagtccggagcaatgaggattgcctgaactcttgttctccttgtgagtttgagaactcttggagtgagtggaagaggaggaaacacgtacaccgactggaacaccaacggtgtcactacggcgtccaccgccactgcttgcgggtccctcgacctggaacaataccgccaaagcttcttgttgagacgggaggccatcatgtcgatttggggtacgtcccaaagatctgttacctccttgaacacctccggatggagaccccactctcctggatggagatcgtgtctgttgaggaagtccgcttcccagtgtctactcccggaatgaagatttctgacagcgccaatgcgtgtttttctgcccagaggatgattcttgtcacctctgacattgaagctctgctcttcgttccgccctgttggtttatgtaagccactgtcgttacactgtccgactgtacttgaatggcccgatttctcagaagatgggctacttggagaagaccgttgtagacggctcttagttccagaatgtttatcggcaggccggcttacagacttgaccaccttccttggaaggtttccccttgagtgactgcaccccaggtgaaatcctggcctttggcgacagacgtattctctggtgcatgtgtagatgggatcccgaccacttgtccaggagagccagttggaaggaccgagcgtgaaacctcccgtactgcagagcctcgtaagaggccatcatcttccccagaaggcgaatgcactgatgaaccgacatccgggttggcttcaggacatcccggaccattgtttgtatcaccaacgctttttcttctggaaggaacaccctctgcacttccgtgttgaggatcattcccagaaaggacaacctcctggttggttccaaatgtgattttggaagattcaggatccaaccatgttccctgagaagctgggtcgtgagagctatggaccgtaacagcttctccttggacgatgcttttatcagcagatcgtccagatatggaattatgttcaccccctgtctgcggaggagaaccataatttccaccataaccttggtgaatacccttggtgctgtggagaggccaaatggcagggcctggaactgcaaGTGACTGTCCAACAATGCAAattgaagataagcttgatgcggcagccaaaggagaatgtggaggtacgcatccttgacatccagggataccaggaattccccctcctccagacctgatatcactgcccttagagactccattttgaacttaaactccctcagaaaggggttcagtgattttaagttcagaatgggcctgaacgaaccatccagtttcggtaccacgaagaggttcgaatagtaacccttgttctgcatctggggaggaactggtacgataacctgtgcctccaccagcttctggatggctccctgtagggtagccctgtctgccggcaaagctggcaagcctgatttgaagaactggtgaggagggtgatcttgaaattccagccggtacccctgggacacaatatctagtacccagggatccaggtcggacgacacccagacgtgactgaaatgtctgagtctcgcccccccaCCGGTCctaccactgtcatgctgaggactttggtgtaccagaagcaggtttctgttcctgggaacctgcagcagcaggtttcttggattttggccgacctcctctaaaagaaggtgttggacggtttggccttgcttgttttagtaacacgaaaggactgtgatgccgctgaaggaaaaggtttcttcacagcaggtaaccttctagggatctggaattttttctccgggttttcccatgctttctcaaatatagcatttcattctttggacgcagggaaggttagcgaggctttcttattgtcagtgaagtaagactcctcaacctgctccggtgttgtatctgcaatattcaacacatctcttatagcctctatcatcaactgcacccctttagcaagagatgtggCCCCCCTAAGCACATCCCCCTCACTGTTTGCCatgtcagagtcagtatccgtgtcatcctgcacaatctgtgcaagagcacatttATGGGAACCTCCTGAggagggccctgaggtaacagaaccagaccaaactgccatagagttctgtaaaacctgagttgcagattaattctgtgcaaccctagcagaaatttgagaaatcatggatttgatagaggataacctttcaggctcccttgctggtatctgtgctaaaacagtgcaatcctgattacatggaatgggatcatcctgagaggacatatcctctgcagcatatgacacagagtccctggacatagcttaatggagaccacagacactcaacacacacaggggagggcagacagagtttcactcccaagaatggcaaaagagacacagagattggagccaacccacacacagtgctttccaGGTATAGGgggaccctaaaccagcgctgactgtgtaccttaataggttacacagtcttacacagcctccccccttctacaaccccctggtaccgttagagatagctggagttgctctggagggactgcacatcactgacagcatttctgcaggcaggaaaatggcgctgagcgctgctgggtccgctctgaagagaagctccgcccccttaatggcgttgtcttcccgctcttcatagacttatactggcctgaggatttatgctggcagagatcccaggaccctgacaggcttgagaggtcagtgtagggtgtaggcgctggctcagggcgcccctcacagcgccgcactatgtaatgctgagccccggagcgcagatagtactgcgctccataccctgttgccgccatcttcactcaacgcttgctaggggggccggtgactaactcaccaccgatcttctggctctgtaagggggtggcggcatactgccggtgtgagtgatcccctgtggcggggaatgttctatcccctcaggagctcagtgtcctgtcagcagagatagtggctcagaccccgcagggcggacactactcccccccttagtcccacgaagcagggaggctgttgccagcagcctccctgtaaaataaaaaactctaaaataaacttttactaaagaagctctgtagagctccccttgatgtgaccggctcctccgggcacattttctaaactgagtctggtagtaagggcatagagggaggagccagcccacactctcaaactcttaaagtgccaatggctcctagtggacccgtctataccccatagtactaatgtgtaccccagcatcctcttggatgtaagagaaatatatacaggttgagtctcccttatccaaaatgcttgggaccagaggtattttggatatgggatttttccgtatgttggaataattgcctaacataatgagatatcatggtgatgggacctaaatctaagcacagaatgcatatataatatgttacatatacaccttatacacacagcctgaaggtaattttagccaatattttttataactttgtgcattaaacaaagtgtgtctacattcacacaattcacttatgtttcatatacaccttatacacacagcctgagggtcattcaatacaatattttttaataactttgtgtattaaacaaagtttgtgtacattgagccatcagaaaacaaaggtttcactatctcactctcactcaaaaaagtccgtatttcggaatattccgtattttggaatatttggatatgggatactcaacctgtatatacagtatatatatatatatatatatatatacatacatacatacagtcaatTGCGTTCGGCACTCACTGCTTCCATGCATAGGATTCAACTTGCCGGGTGCCCTCCGTTAGAATTTAAGATATAATGCAGatggtcggcggcactcacggtcaAATAAACAGTCAAAGATCAAAAAGATGCTTTCTACGTTTCGATTTTAGTGCCAGATGACGATTTTGCACTAAAATCGAAACGTAGAAAGCATCTTTTTGATCTTTGACTGTTTATTtgaccgtgagtgccgccgaccatctgcattatatatatatatatatatataaatatatgttgctCCAACGGCTGTTCCTATGGCTGTATAAGTGGCGATCATATTATCATAAAAGTAcaccacacaaacacacagtaCTCTTAAGTTGAAAAAGTAGTGGGCAGTAATACTCAACTGCCCAGCAATAGCAGGCAGAAGAAATAAGCGTAACCGTAAATAAGCGTAACTAGAGCCCAAACTTCCCTCTCTGTGTCCAAGCCGAAGCAGCAATGTgctttaaaaatggctgcccagcgtTCTGTGGGGGAGAGAAGAGAGGGAGGAGTAATCACCCTGAGGCAAGCAGGTAACTATGTTACAAGCCAgcccaggggtgggggaggggctacagactATGACTACGTCCCCCTTGGGTGCCTAACCTCTAGGGACCTTGCTCTAAGTCTGCAGTGTGTTCCATGGTGGCCCAGTGGTAAGCACAGGTGTCTTGAGCCCCACTGCCTCCACACCCCCAGCAGAATCCCAATGCTCAGGTGGATCACCGCTGTCGCAGGTCCCCCTGTCTAACCGGAGGAGCTGTTCCCTTACCTTCCAGCTCTGGGGACGGCTGCAGGCTCCGGGAGCTGTGTTGCTTCTTGGAGTCCTGCGGCGGAAGTCACCACCCCGCTCGCTAGTGCTGCCACCACCGGCGCAGGTGATTGAGCGTGGTCCAGGCGTCCAGTGCCAATTAAAAAACTGGCGTGCCCTGGTTAGAGGGGGGTGTATAGGGGACAGGAGGCCTGAGGGCAGCTGGATAATTAAAAGTAACCCATTGGTGCCCGGACTACTCCCCATACAGTCTATAACCAGCGTGAATACTCCTCTGCCCCCTAGTGGACGACCTGCTTGAAAACATGCAAAAATGTTCAAAAACCTGTTACAAGTTTCGCTGACATCTCTGATATCTTTTCTGGGCTGAGAAAATGTGAAGGTCGTGCTTCTCTATCAGTTTCTGGTGCACTGACATCAGGACATGTAAAAGCTTGAGGTAGATCTTCCAAAGATGTGTAATCTATGCCAATGAGACTCGTGGTTGGTTGTTCCACATGTACATCTTGGGCAAGAGGAGAGACTAACAGGCATGTTCCTGATGTGCTCACATACACATCACGTGTAAGAGAAGAGACTGATGGACATATTCCTGATATGTCGACATGTACATCTTGTGCAAAAGAGATCGATGGGCATGTTCCTGATGTGCCATCATAAACATCTTGTGCAAGAGAAGAGACTGATGGGCATGTTCCTGATGTGCCAACATGTACATCTTGTGCAAGAGAGACTGATGGGCATGTCACTGATGTGCCACCATAAACATCTTGTGCAAAAGGAAAGACTGATGGGCAAATTCCTGATGTGATACCATCTATGTCTTGTGCAGGGGAAGAGACTGATGGGCATTTTACTGATGTGCCATCATATACATCTTGTGCAAGAGGAAAGACTGATGGGCAAGTTCCTGATATGCCACCATATACATGTTGTGCAAGAGGAGAGACTGATGGGCATGTTTCTGATATTCCACCATATACATCTTGTGCAAGAGGAGAGACTGATGTGCATATTTCTGATATACCACCGCATACATCTTGTGCAAGAGGAGAGACTGATGGGCATGTTTCTGATATGCCACCGCATACATCTTGTGCAAGAGAAGAGACTGATGGGCATGTTTCTGATATGCTACCATATACATTTTGTGGAAGAGGAGAGACTGCCGGGCAAATTACTGATGTGCCACCATAAACATCTTGTGCAAGAGGAGAGACTGATGGGCAAGTTCCTGATGTGCTACCATATACATCTTGTGCAAGAGGAGAGAGTGACGGAATTGTTCCCAATGTATTGGGAACCTTAGTAGATTGtttatttaaaaatgtaatttCTCGTTTTAGCTGTATAGCAAAAGGCATCTTAACATTAGGACAAACCACAGACTTTTCATTCACTAACCTATTAAGTTTGATGTAGCCCAAAGAATCAGCATGTGATGACTTATTTAAAAGATCATTAGGCTTTGCCACGGGTATAATCTCAGCATTACAAGATCCTACAAGCTGTGCCGCACACATATCTTCATCATATGTAGAATCTATTGGTTGCCTGCCTAGCCTATCTTTACAACCAATTGCTTGCGCTGTAAACATAACATTCTCTACAGCCGGTTCATCTATACAATGCCCAGTACTTATTGATCCATCAAGTGACCTCATATGAGATCTGTCATTTGTATGAGTAGTGTTTGGGAGCCATGGGATTAATCTTCTCAGGCGTAACACAATTTTCTTTTCTTCTGTTTTTCCTTTTATACTGGGAGCGCTATTAGTCTCATTAGTTGACGAGCCAACAGGTTGCTCCTTTGTACACTGTTTTATTACAGGAGAAATTCTTGAAGGACTTGAAATGACTGTGTAAACAGGAACATTACTGGCAGGCAGCTCCTCTGAATCCATTTCTAAAACAGGATGGTAAGAAAATGGTGCTTCGTCTGTGACTACTGTATTTTCAGCAGTTATATCTTCTGCAACCGTTTCTCCATCCTGAAAGAATAAAAAAATCCACTAAGAACAACTCTGTTTACTTCAAAGCCAAATGCAGTTTAGTAATCAATATTAGAAACTTTAAGCAATACACCCATCAGCCATTTATatcacctgcctaatattgtgtaggtcccctTTGTTACCACCAAAGCAGCTCTGACCTGTTGAGGCATGAACTCCCCAAGATCTCTGAAGTTGTCCAGTTGCATTTGGCATCAAGATGTTAGCAGCAGATTATTTTAAGAATGTAAGTTAATATGGGGCCTCAATGCCtcagacttgtttttccagcacatcccacagatgctcaatCAGATTGAAATCTGGGGactttggaggccaagtcaacacactgaactctttgtcatgttcctcaaaccattcctaaaCTTTTTTCCAGTATGGCAGGGTGCATTGTCATTCTCGGTTTTGAGCATAGTAATTTGCTTGTTATCTTAGCAGTGAAATATTATAACCGCTGCAGCATAACTGGTGATCAAGCCcgcgtggtgaaacgtacgttcagtgcTATACgggctcctcactgcaggagggAGCCGTTTCCAGCAATGTCTAACCGCAACTTGTAGCACGGCAACAAACACAACCTCCCTCACTCGTCTTCCTTCTAGACGCTCACACGTCGCCTGCTGGCGCATCTGGACCTTGCAATGCCGCCGGTAACAAGATCCACCTAACACCAGATACAGGGTAACGTAGTGGCGGTGTAATCCGCTCCACGGATGATGACAGGAAGCAGATGAGGGTAGGTGTTATACAGGCTATACTTTCTCCTATACCACAACAACACAATCTTCATTAGCTTATATCCAACTCGATGTTTGATTGCTACAAAACAAGATATACTTTAAATGATGTGTAccagacattttttttttgttatggtaAGGGGAGGTGAGCAACGGAGAGACTTGCAGTGATAACAATCGGTAATATTCACTGCATACTCTCCATAGTCACGCCTAGGAAAGGGGTACCCCATTATAACATATAATAAATCAGTTATATATAAAAGTACAGCTGGTACTGATAAGAAGCGGTATACAAAATAATTACGGTTATTTGATAACACTTGGAGCAACATCTTCTGTCTGGTGTTCTATTTTTAATTGCTGGTGCCACTTTATTAAGTATTTACAACATCAAGATACAGTGCAATGTGACATGGTTTTCTTCTA encodes:
- the LOC135006019 gene encoding uncharacterized protein LOC135006019 isoform X5, whose protein sequence is MRKCKGHLHQRASPPLPLTESPKPECPTPESPTRPTSVQQQFLQEMRADRGAALEAYEQFMAIADRQAKTIEDLGATLAAGQDKVAGGMEKITVVLERMAAAQERHNLFLESLLQRVTCQFGHAQSGLDVASGTEMSPENHRDESITEQIKDGETVAEDITAENTVVTDEAPFSYHPVLEMDSEELPASNVPVYTVISSPSRISPVIKQCTKEQPVGSSTNETNSAPSIKGKTEEKKIVLRLRRLIPWLPNTTHTNDRSHMRSLDGSISTGHCIDEPAVENVMFTAQAIGCKDRLGRQPIDSTYDEDMCAAQLVGSCNAEIIPVAKPNDLLNKSSHADSLGYIKLNRLVNEKSVVCPNVKMPFAIQLKREITFLNKQSTKVPNTLGTIPSLSPLAQDVYGSTSGTCPSVSPLAQDVYGGTSVICPAVSPLPQNVYGSISETCPSVSSLAQDVCGGISETCPSVSPLAQDVCGGISEICTSVSPLAQDVYGGISETCPSVSPLAQHVYGGISGTCPSVFPLAQDVYDGTSVKCPSVSSPAQDIDGITSGICPSVFPFAQDVYGGTSVTCPSVSLAQDVHVGTSGTCPSVSSLAQDVYDGTSGTCPSISFAQDVHVDISGICPSVSSLTRDVYVSTSGTCLLVSPLAQDVHVEQPTTSLIGIDYTSLEDLPQAFTCPDVSAPETDREARPSHFLSPEKISEMSAKLVTGALSKQFNFSNIAMQIKSPIRSAKPSLSHSSNGTSSSSERFPPPASQLESGLPQIEMSSTPPSAQTVGWPGLKQREELCVCYSRLEDKVDSVFEEQKRLLSFLEVQQSEVNLVLKSMMATSGDSVERSCASPPLPTSSLPGTQLPCDRDQ
- the LOC135006019 gene encoding uncharacterized protein LOC135006019 isoform X3; amino-acid sequence: MMTLTLVIHLQHLEIYMDKQGSKTKRKSWKGNMERAKRKGVMQDAKRRKRLQTVHANSSAVKQMTDEKMQGTSASARTLMSGNDSDVDDSDLLGNGCSILLKASPPLPLTESPKPECPTPESPTRPTSVQQQFLQEMRADRGAALEAYEQFMAIADRQAKTIEDLGATLAAGQDKVAGGMEKITVVLERMAAAQERHNLFLESLLQRVTCQFGHAQSGLDVASGTEMSPENHRDESITEQIKDGETVAEDITAENTVVTDEAPFSYHPVLEMDSEELPASNVPVYTVISSPSRISPVIKQCTKEQPVGSSTNETNSAPSIKGKTEEKKIVLRLRRLIPWLPNTTHTNDRSHMRSLDGSISTGHCIDEPAVENVMFTAQAIGCKDRLGRQPIDSTYDEDMCAAQLVGSCNAEIIPVAKPNDLLNKSSHADSLGYIKLNRLVNEKSVVCPNVKMPFAIQLKREITFLNKQSTKVPNTLGTIPSLSPLAQDVYGSTSGTCPSVSPLAQDVYGGTSVICPAVSPLPQNVYGSISETCPSVSSLAQDVCGGISETCPSVSPLAQDVCGGISEICTSVSPLAQDVYGGISETCPSVSPLAQHVYGGISGTCPSVFPLAQDVYDGTSVKCPSVSSPAQDIDGITSGICPSVFPFAQDVYGGTSVTCPSVSLAQDVHVGTSGTCPSVSSLAQDVYDGTSGTCPSISFAQDVHVDISGICPSVSSLTRDVYVSTSGTCLLVSPLAQDVHVEQPTTSLIGIDYTSLEDLPQAFTCPDVSAPETDREARPSHFLSPEKISEMSAKLVTGALSKQFNFSNIAMQIKSPIRSAKPSLSHSSNGTSSSSERFPPPASQLESGLPQIEMSSTPPSAQTVGWPGLKQREELCVCYSRLEDKVDSVFEEQKRLLSFLEVQQSEVNLVLKSMMATSGDSVERSCASPPLPTSSLPGTQLPCDRDQ
- the LOC135006019 gene encoding uncharacterized protein LOC135006019 isoform X2 → MASARVCAFCRQHDANARTGQMLRTADGEITAHYNCTLFSPEVVSVESGSENIFGGFDIETVKKAIRRASKLKCSKCHENGASVGCDIKKCKKTYHYECVEDADGKCIEDLENQIYIALCAEHKDLAKAANKNQLDDDSDISDPSTTSGDLHGQTGQQNKKKIMERKHGKSKTQRKIKKKEGSYTTGVMQDAKRRKRLQTVHANSSAVKQMTDEKMQGTSASARTLMSGNDSDVDDSDLLGNGCSILLKASPPLPLTESPKPECPTPESPTRPTSVQQQFLQEMRADRGAALEAYEQFMAIADRQAKTIEDLGATLAAGQDKVAGGMEKITVVLERMAAAQERHNLFLESLLQRVTCQFGHAQSGLDVASGTEMSPENHRDESITEQIKDGETVAEDITAENTVVTDEAPFSYHPVLEMDSEELPASNVPVYTVISSPSRISPVIKQCTKEQPVGSSTNETNSAPSIKGKTEEKKIVLRLRRLIPWLPNTTHTNDRSHMRSLDGSISTGHCIDEPAVENVMFTAQAIGCKDRLGRQPIDSTYDEDMCAAQLVGSCNAEIIPVAKPNDLLNKSSHADSLGYIKLNRLVNEKSVVCPNVKMPFAIQLKREITFLNKQSTKVPNTLGTIPSLSPLAQDVYGSTSGTCPSVSPLAQDVYGGTSVICPAVSPLPQNVYGSISETCPSVSSLAQDVCGGISETCPSVSPLAQDVCGGISEICTSVSPLAQDVYGGISETCPSVSPLAQHVYGGISGTCPSVFPLAQDVYDGTSVKCPSVSSPAQDIDGITSGICPSVFPFAQDVYGGTSVTCPSVSLAQDVHVGTSGTCPSVSSLAQDVYDGTSGTCPSISFAQDVHVDISGICPSVSSLTRDVYVSTSGTCLLVSPLAQDVHVEQPTTSLIGIDYTSLEDLPQAFTCPDVSAPETDREARPSHFLSPEKISEMSAKLVTGALSKQFNFSNIAMQIKSPIRSAKPSLSHSSNGTSSSSERFPPPASQLESGLPQIEMSSTPPSAQTVDQATSESSPRLCPSFESAGLA
- the LOC135006019 gene encoding uncharacterized protein LOC135006019 isoform X1 produces the protein MASARVCAFCRQHDANARTGQMLRTADGEITAHYNCTLFSPEVVSVESGSENIFGGFDIETVKKAIRRASKLKCSKCHENGASVGCDIKKCKKTYHYECVEDADGKCIEDLENQIYIALCAEHKDLAKAANKNQLDDDSDISDPSTTSGDLHGQTGQQNKKKIMERKHGKSKTQRKIKKKEGSYTTGVMQDAKRRKRLQTVHANSSAVKQMTDEKMQGTSASARTLMSGNDSDVDDSDLLGNGCSILLKASPPLPLTESPKPECPTPESPTRPTSVQQQFLQEMRADRGAALEAYEQFMAIADRQAKTIEDLGATLAAGQDKVAGGMEKITVVLERMAAAQERHNLFLESLLQRVTCQFGHAQSGLDVASGTEMSPENHRDESITEQIKDGETVAEDITAENTVVTDEAPFSYHPVLEMDSEELPASNVPVYTVISSPSRISPVIKQCTKEQPVGSSTNETNSAPSIKGKTEEKKIVLRLRRLIPWLPNTTHTNDRSHMRSLDGSISTGHCIDEPAVENVMFTAQAIGCKDRLGRQPIDSTYDEDMCAAQLVGSCNAEIIPVAKPNDLLNKSSHADSLGYIKLNRLVNEKSVVCPNVKMPFAIQLKREITFLNKQSTKVPNTLGTIPSLSPLAQDVYGSTSGTCPSVSPLAQDVYGGTSVICPAVSPLPQNVYGSISETCPSVSSLAQDVCGGISETCPSVSPLAQDVCGGISEICTSVSPLAQDVYGGISETCPSVSPLAQHVYGGISGTCPSVFPLAQDVYDGTSVKCPSVSSPAQDIDGITSGICPSVFPFAQDVYGGTSVTCPSVSLAQDVHVGTSGTCPSVSSLAQDVYDGTSGTCPSISFAQDVHVDISGICPSVSSLTRDVYVSTSGTCLLVSPLAQDVHVEQPTTSLIGIDYTSLEDLPQAFTCPDVSAPETDREARPSHFLSPEKISEMSAKLVTGALSKQFNFSNIAMQIKSPIRSAKPSLSHSSNGTSSSSERFPPPASQLESGLPQIEMSSTPPSAQTVGWPGLKQREELCVCYSRLEDKVDSVFEEQKRLLSFLEVQQSEVNLVLKSMMATSGDSVERSCASPPLPTSSLPGTQLPCDRDQ